The following nucleotide sequence is from Desulfovibrio aminophilus DSM 12254.
CCAGGTCCAGGGTCGGCGCCGGCTTGCCGTCCGGCCTGGCCAGGGAGGACACGGCGCGCATGAAGTCGAGCTTGTTCAGAGGGCCCAGGGGCACCAGTTCGCGCACCGGCAGACAGGCCACCTGACTGGGCTGGGGATAGAGGTAGAGCGCGGCCTGGGCGTTTTCCGGCAGGTCGCGGACAACGGCGTTGAGCACGGGCTTGGCGGCCTCCAGCCGAGCGTATCCGGCCGTGGCGTCCAGGATCACGACGAAGGTCGACTGGGCCGCGCCGGGCCGCGCCGGAGCCGCTTGCGGCGGCTGGGCCGGGTTGGGCTGGGCCGCGCGGGCCGGAATCGCGGCGCAGAACAAGAGCAGCAGACAGAGGCAGACTGAGGCCGGACGCATGGAACCTCCTCGGGCCGCACGGCCCCGGGCGTGATTCTGCCCCAGCCGCCGGGCCCTGTCCAGACGCCTTGCCCCCGGCTCGCGCCGATGCTACCTTCAGCAAATGACCGCAATCATCCGCAACTCCGGCCAGACCCTCTGCCACGACCGCCACGGCCGTCCCCTGCCCTGCCGGGGATCGGGGCAGGACGGGGAGTTCCGGCCCGGCCGCCCCTGGCCCGCGCCACGCTTCGAACTTTCGGCCGACGGAGCCGTGGCCCTGGACCGGCTCACGGGCCTGCACTGGTCCGCCGACGCCGACCCCGCCGGGTTCCCGCTCAGCCGGGCCGAGGCCGGGAACCTCGCCGCGGAGTGGCGCGCGGAGGCCCGCCACGGCTTCGACGACTGGCGATTGCCCGACCGCCGGGAACTGCTGAGCCTGGTGGACTTCGGCTCGGCCACGCCCAGCCTGCCCCCGAGCCATCCCTTCCGCAACGCGGTCCCCAACTGGTACTGGAGCGCCACCGAGGCCGCCATCCAACCCGGCTACTTCTGGTACGTGCAGTTCCTCGGCGGCCGGATGTTCTTCGGCCGGGCCGACGAATATCATCTGGTCTGGCCCGTGCGCGGGCGGAGCGAGTCGCTGCCCAACCCTGGGCCCGTCGCCGGAACCGGGCGGGCCTGGCCCGAGCCGCGCTTCGAGGTCTTGCCCGGCGGCGAGGCCGTGCTCGACCGGCTCACGAATCTCGTCTGGGCCCGCGACGCGGACCCGCGCGGCGCGCTGCCCTGGCCCCTGGCCCTGGCCCTGCCCCACGCGGCCAATGAGCGGGTACTGGCCGGGCGGGTGAACTGGCGGCTGCCCACGATCCTGGAGCTGGAATCCCTGGTGGACGCCACGCGCCACACCCCGGCGCTGCCCGCCGCCCATCCCTTCGTCAACGTGCGCGACACCTACTGGTCGGCCACCAACAGCGCCCTGGACCCGTCCTGGGCCATGTGCCTGTATCTGCACAAGGGCGGCATCGGCGTGGGCCACAAGCCCACGGCCGGTTTCCATGCCTGGGTCGTCAGCGGGAAGTAGGGAGCCCAGAGGCTCCGCGCCCCCGGCTTGATGGAGATTGCGTGAAGATAGGCCGGGACCGGCCTTCGCGCTCCAACCGAGCGCCGGCTCCGCAGAAACCAGGAGGCGGGGACATGACCCTGAAGGAAATTCATGAACGCATCCGGGAGATCGGCTGCCTGACGTTCACCACCCTGGACGGCGGAACCCCGCACAGCCGGATCGCCCACGTCTGCGGCTGCGATGAGCGGGGGCTTTATTTCCTGAACATGAGCGTCAAGCCGTTCTACCGGCAGTTGAAGGCGAACGGGAAAGTCGCCCTCTGCGGCATTTTCCCCTCCGGCCGCCCCACCGGAAAGAACCCCGTGGGGCAACCCGCGTTCGAACCCGGCTACACGTTGCGGATCACGGGCGAGGCCGAGGAGGTTCCCCTGGCCGAGATCGAGGCCGGGGCCGCCGCTGGCGATGCGACCTTCCGCTACGTCCTGGAGGACCACGCCCGCTACCCGGACATCCGCCTGTTCCGCCTGCACCGGGGCAAGGGGGAAATCTACGACTACGACTTCGAGATGGAGCGCCGGGACCACAAGCTGCTGCGAACCCGCTTCTCCTTCGGCGGCGAGACGCACGAGGAGTCGGGCTGCCGGATCACCGACGCCTGCGTCGCCTGCGGGGCCTGCGCGGAGGTCTGCACCTTCAAGGCCGTGGTGCCGGGCGAACCCTACCGCATCGACGGCTCGCGCTGCGACGAGTGCGGAAGCTGCATCCTGGCCTGCCCCGAGGACGCCATTGAGCCGCCCAGGACGATCTAGGGCCTAGACGATGGCCTGGTTGACCCACTGCCGCAGGGTGGGCGGCCGGGGCGTGCCGGGCATGGGCACCCATTCGCACTGGGCGGTGAGTTCCACGCCCCCCTGGATGACGTTCACCGGCCGGTCGGCGGAGACGACCACCACGATGACCCCGTGGTGGCGGGCCGAAAAGCGGATTGCGGAGTTGAAGCGCGCGCCCCGGGCGCGGTTCTCGCCGGGCGTGGCCAGACCGTCCATGAGGCAGGCGAAACCGTGCAGATGCAGATCGCGGGCCACGTGCAGGGCCCCGTCCACGCGCGAGAGCCCGACGGCCACCTCCAGCGCCCCTTCCCGCCGCAGATCCAGGGGCGCTTCCAGCTTCTGCCCGGCCAGCTCCAGGGGTTCGAGACCCAGGTCCACCACCACCGAGCAGCCGTGACGCTGATCCCGGGCGTCGTTGACGATGCGGGTCACGGCCTGGAACAGGTCGTGGCGGTCGGTGGGGCTCAGGTCCACCTCCAGCAGGGCCTCCTCCAGGTGCACGAGCAGGGGCTGGCGATTGGAGGAATGGAAGTCGCCGTCCGAGAAGCTGCATACGGGATCCTGGTCGAGATACAGGAAGCCGTGGCCGCCCCGGAAGTCGGCCAGCACAGTCGCCGGAGGCAGCGCACCCCGGGCCACGCCCACGATGGTTCCGCCGTCCGAGGCCAGGAAACGATCGTCGCTCTCCACGGCCTGCAGCAGCTTGCGGACGTGCTTGTGATTGCTCAGCGCGGGCCGCTCCAATTCGGGAAAGCGCAGAAGAAAGTCCAGGCGGTGCAGGTAAGCGGGCTCCACGAAGGCGATCACGCCCCGGGCCCAGGCCCCTTCCTCGCGGGTCTTGGACACGCCGAGCACGGCGTCCAGGAGCGGATAGATGCGCAGGTTGGTGTCCATGCCCAGGATCAGGCCGCGCTCGTCCACCAGGAAGTCGCGGACCGCATGGCAGGCCAGATCCTGGAGCAGGAACTCGGCGGCGTCCAGGTTGAGGACGTTCTTATACTCGCAGTTCTGGGAGAAGAGGTTCACCGCGTATTCCAGCCAGCGGGTGGTGGGCCCGACGGAGCAGAGATCCGGGTGGTGCTCGGTGAACCACATCTGGTAGGTCATGGCGCGGGAGCGGCCGCCGAAGCCGATGAGGCCGGAGAGGGTCAGCTCGTGATCCTCCTCGGGCCGCAGGCAGTGAACCAGGGAGTCGCTGGGCCGCGGCCCGCGCCAGCCGTCGTCGTCCAGGTAGACCTCGGTGAGCCGTGGCTCGTGGCCGCGCAGAAGGTTCTGGGGATCGTAGATGCGCGGGGGATCGTCCGGAGCCGGGCAATAGATCACGGCCGCTCGGCTGGGCCGGGAAAAATGCGAGAGCCCGAACCGCAGTCCGTCCAGGATGTGGTGTACGCAGACGCTTTCGAACTCCCGTACCGGCATGCCCTTCTCCCGCGTCGCGATGACGGCTATCGTGGGCGATGTTGACCCAAAAGCCCACCGCTGTCCAGGGGGTTGCGATTCCTGGCCTTTTATCCCGGCTTCCTTGACACGCCGGGACGCCGTGCTAGAGAGGGAACAGCGGAAAACGACCGGCGGACGACGCCGCGCGGGGTGCGCATGGAACAGGACAGGCCCGGCAAGGCCGACATCGACTGCATCGTCTACGACTTCGACGGGGTGATGACCGACAACCGGGTGCTCGTGTCCCAGGACGGGACCGAGGCCGTGTTCTGCAACCGGGCCGACGGCCTGGGCGTGGGCCTCATCCGCGCGCTCGGCATTCCGCAGATGATCCTCTCCACCGAAGCCAATCCGGTGGTCGCGGCCCGGGCCGCCAAGCTGCGCATTCCGGCCGTGCAGGACTGCGCGGACAAGGGCGCGGCCCTGGCCCGGCTTCTGGACGCGCGCGGTCTGGACCCCAGACGGGTGCTCTTCGTGGGCAACGACGTGAACGATCTGCCCGCGTTGCGGCTGGTGGGCTGGCCGGTGGCCCCGGCCGACGCCCATCCCTCGGCGCTGGCTGCGGCCCGGCTGGTGACCCGGGCCCGGGGCGGCCAGGGCGTGATCCGGGAACTGGCCGACATCCTCTCCGGCGACGCGGACTCAGAAGCCTGAGGCCGGAGTCCCGGCCGCCGCGTCCCCGAGCGGCTCGTCCTCGGGCACCACGTCCAGGAGCACGAGCACATCCTCGGCCAAGTCGGCCCGCAGATTGCCGCAAAGCGCGGCCAGCAGCCGCATCAGCTCTCTCCGGTCCCCTTCGGGAAAATCCCGGAAGGCCGTCTGCTCCATGTCCTTGAGCGCCAGATCCAGGCCGTCCAGGAGCCCTCGCGCGCGGGAACTCAAGCGCAGAAGCGTCCGCCGCCGGTCGGCCGGATCGGCGGCGCGCCGGACGAGGCCGTCGCGGACCATGCGCTTGAGGGTGTTGGCCATGGTGGGCTGCTCCACGCCCACCAGAACGCAGAGTTCGGCCTGGGTCAGGCCGTCGCGCCCGCGCAGGCGGCGCAGCACCGGCGCCTGGCCCGGGGCCAGGCCCAGATCCGCGAGACGGGCGGCCAGGGACTGGGCCCAGAGCCGTCCGGCAAGGCCGAGCAGTTCGCCGGGATTCTCTTCGATTTCATTGGACATCGCCGCCTCCGGGGTTGCAGAGCGGGCTATGTACCTTTTTTGCCGCCGGGAGTTCCGCCTGTCAAGCCGGAAAGTCACGGCCTTTTTTTGACCGCTCCCTAAACCCCTGGAGCTGTTCCGCCGAAAAGAGTGCAGGCCCGGCGGAAGCCGGGAGCCGTCTCCAGCCCGGGCAGGGCCGGGAGGGGCTCGAACCCCGGAGGTTCGGGTCGCGTCCTGGCCGGGCGGCGACAGTCGAAGGGACCGCGATCCGGCGCGGTGAAGGGCGGACGGCCGCGAGGCCCCCGCCCTTTTCCTTTACAGCCCCTTCTTTTCGAACCAGCGGAACAGCAGCAGCGCGCCGAGCGTGATCATGGCGATGATCGGCCAGTGGTTCACGCCCACAACCTGGGGCAGGGTGATCTTGCCGTAGTCGCCCCAGGTCAGGAGCCCGGCCTTGAGCGCCGGATAGGCCTCGGCGTAGAGGCCCGCGCCCACGAACATGCCCAGGATGGCCCAGAAGGCGTCCAGGCGGCCTTCGCCCAGGGCTCCGGCGGCCGTGCCCGGGCAATAGCCCACAAGGCCCCAGCCCATGCCAAAGAGGAGCCCGCCGGGGATGACCCCGCCGAGCACCGCGGCCTTGACCGAAAGCTTGACCAGCCCCAGGTCGAACAGCAGATAGACACCGATCATGCCCACCACCACGGTGCTGAGCATGAACTTCACGATGGTCATGTCCCGCAGACGCAACGCGCCGAGCTGGCGGTCGTAGCGGATGACCTCGCAGCGCTGGAGCAGCGCGCCGAAGAGTACGCCGGTGAACAGCCCGTACCAGAGGTCCACGGCTCACCTCCCCTTGTATTGGAGGCGGGCGGTGATGATCCCGCCGATGAAGAAGCAGACCAGGGCGATGAAGCCGCTGACCGAGAGCTGGAGCGTGCCGGACAGGCCGTGGCCGCTGGGGCAGCCGTCGGCCAGCCGGGCTCCGAACATGGCCAGAATGCCGCCCAGGAAGGCGACGAAGGCCCGGCGGGCGGATGAACCCCCGAAGCGCTCGGCGAACGAATCGGGCACGGCCTGGACGCGGAAGGTGCCGCTCAGTTGCGAGGCCAGGGCCGCGCCCACGCAGATGCCCACCACGAACAAGGCCTGCCAGTCCAATTTGGGAATCTCCTTGATGAAATAGGGCATGGTCGCCACCCGTTCGGGCGAGAACAGGGATTCCACGAACCCCGCTCCGCGCACGAAGGTGGTGGAGGCGCCGAAGTACTTCCCGGACAGGAACACCGAGAGCACGACCAGAAGCCCGGCCAGGGCTCCGCCGAGGTAAGGGCTCCAGGGTCTGGAGCGCGGCGTCGCGACGATCATGACGACCTCCTGATACGTCCTTTGCTCATCGTATAGCGCATTTTCCCGGAACAGGGCAAATGTTCCGCATTCCCGGCACTCGGAGTTGACAGATTCGCGTCCGGCCCACTAAAGCGGAGTCGCCGGCCCGCATTTCCGCGCGCTTCAAGCTGATCGAGGTTTTTCATGTTTTCCCGCTACTCCGCTCCCGGCGGCATCAAGGACGTGCTCCGCGTGGGCCTGCCCCTGGTCATGGGCATGGCCTCCACCACGGCCATGGAGTTCACCGACCGCGTCTTTCTCGGCAACTATTCCGTGATCTCCATCGCGGCGGCCCTGCCCGCCGGACTGGCCAACTTCGTGCTGCTCGCCTTCTGCATGGGAGTGGTGGAGTACGTGGGCGTGTTCGTGGCCCAGTACACCGGCGCCGGACAACCTCGACGCGTGGGCGCGGCTCTCTGGCAGGGCCTCTGGTTTTGTCTGCCCGCGTCGCTGATCCTGGCCTCGCTGACCTTCGCGGCCGACCCCCTGTTCGCCCTGGCCGGGCACCCTCCCGAGGTCCAGGCCCAGGAGGCGACCTATTTCTCCATCCTCTGCCTGGGCTCGGGCTTCGCCGTGACCGGCATGTGCCTCTCAAGCTTCTTCTCCGGCCGGGGCCTGACCCTGCCGGTGATGATCGTGAACATCATCGGGGCGCTGCTGAACATCCCCCTGGACTACGCCCTGATCTACGGCCGTTTCGGCCTGCCGGAGATGGGCATCGCCGGGGCCGCCGTGGCCACCTGCTTCGCCTGGTTCCTGAGCGCCCTGCTCCTGGCCCTGCTCGTCTTCCGCCGAGCCAACGAGCGGGACTTCGGGGTGCGTTCGTCCTGGCGTTTCGACAAGGCCCTGTTCCTGCGCTTCCTGCGCTTCGGCCTGCCCACCGGGGTGCAGTTCCTCATGGACATCCTGGGCTTCACCCTGTTTCTCTTCATCATCGGCAGCCTGGGGGCCGAAAGCCTGGCCGCCACGAACATCGTCTTTTCGCTGAACGCCCTGGTCTTCCTGCCCATGGTCGGCTTCTCTGTCGCCGCCAGCATCCTGGTGGGCCAGGCCATGGGCGCGGGCGACCCGGACCGGGCGGCCTACGCCAACACGAGCACCCTCTATCTCTGCGTGACCTACACCCTGATCCTGGACGCGGCCTTCGTCTTCTTCCCCCGCGAACTCCTGAGCCTGTTCCGGCCCCAGGATCTGAGCCCGGAACACTTCGAGGCCGTGCGCGAGACCGGCGTGGTGCTCCTGCGGCTGGTGGCCGTGTACTGCCTCTTCGACTCCGTGGGCATCATCCAGTACGGCTCCCTGCGCGGCGCGGGCGACACCCGCTTCATCATGCTGACCATCCTGGGCTGCTCGGCCCTGATCCTCGTGCTGCCCACCTGGCTCATGGTCCGCGTCCTGGGCTGGGGACTCTACCCCGCCTGGGCCTGTGTCCTGATCTACATCGCGGCCCTGGCCGTGATCATGCGCATCCGCTTCCTGCGCGGGGCCTGGCGGAAGATCCGGGTCATCGAACCGACCGGGCCGACCCCGGCGGACGGCGTTTCTCCGTGATGATGATCTGACGAAGATGATCACGGGCTTGCGCTCACGGCCAGGATTCCTTATTCTGCGCGAGGACTTCCGAACCTTTTCCCGGAGGAGCGCATGGACTGGCTTTCCGTGGCCGACATCGCGAGACTGACGCGCATTCCCGCGCCCACCGCCCGCCGCTACGCCTCGCTGTTCCGGGAGTTTCTGCCCCACCGCAAGACCGGCCGGGTCACCCGCTATGCCCCCGAGGCGGCGGGCGTGTTCGAACGCATCGCCGCGCTCTACCAGGACGGCCGCGTGACCACCGAGATCGAGGAGGTTCTGCGCGGCGAGTTCTCGCGGACCATCGATGTGGACGCCGCCCCGGCGTCGGCTCCTGCCGCGGATGTCCGCGCCGTCTCCCCGGCCCTAGGCGAAATGATGGAAAAATTCGGACAAAGCCTGCGACTTCTGGCGGATCAGAAGGAGATCATCGCCTGTCTGCGCAAGGACGTGCGCAAGCTCAAGGCGGGATTCGTGCTTCTGGCCCGAGACCGGAAGAAGCTCAAGGCCCTCCCCCAGGACGGCGACGAGGATCTCCGCCGGGCCCTGGACGCGGGCCACAAGTCCCTGGCCCGCAAGGACGCCGAGATCGAGGAACTGGCCCTGGGCCTGTCCTTCGACACCTCGGACCTGAAGATCAAGATGCAGACCCTGGAACAGGAGCTGGTGCGCCTGCGCAAGGACCGCCGCGACATGGAGCGCCACCTGCTGGATAAGATCGACCGCCTCAAGCCCTCCTGATCGCCGCCGTCCCGCCGGGCCTTTCCGGCCCTGCGGCGTTGATGTTTCACGCTTCCTGGGCTATAGACCGGCTCAAGCAGCACACATCGGCTCTCTCCAGCGAGTCCAACTCCCACTCAGGAGGAACGCATGTCCCACTCTTTGAAACTCCTCGTCGTGGCCGTCGCCCTGGCCTCCATGACCGCCTGCTCCTCGCTCTCCAACTCCAGTTCCACGGATCCGGCCGAAACCGGCGCGACCACCTCCAGCCAGGCGTCCACACCCGAAGTCCACACCGAGACTTACGAGAATTCCAGCTACTACTATGACTTCAGCGACATCCTCGTGCCCCGGGAGCTGGAATTCCAGGCCGCCGAGAGCTACGTCTTCGACACCCGCTCCTTCCGCTCCGGGGTGATGATCTTCACCGGCCGCGTGGTCAACGCCGACCTGATCAACTTCTTCATCAACAACATGGCCAAGGACGGCTGGACCCTGGTGACCTCCCTGAAGGCCGACAAGTCCATCCTCATCTTCGAGAAGTTCAACAAGAGCGCCTCCATCCAGATCATGGACGGCTTCAAGTCCAAGGTGACCATCGTGGCCGTGGAGGCCAAGGGCGGCCCGGGCACCACCATGCAGCAGCCCAGCGGACAGAACTCGCTCTCCTCCTCCAAACCGGCCGGGGCCAGCTCCGGCAGCTCCCGCGCCATCCGGGAAAAGGAACTGCAATAGTGGAACACCCGCTGCTCTTCTCCGGTTTCCTGGGCTCCCGGGTCCACATCGGGGTCACGGGCAGCGTCGCCGCCTACAAGGCCCTGGACATCCTGCGCGGATTGCTCCGCGCGGGATGTTCCGTTTCCGCCACCCTGACGCGGGCCGCCGAGCGCTTCGTCACCCCCCTGTCCTTCCAAGCCCTGGGCGCGGACCCGGTCTACGGCGAGATGTTCGCCGGGGCAGAGACCGTCGATCCGTTCGGACACCTCGCGCCCTCCCACGCGGCCAAGGTTCTGCTCATCGCCCCGGCCACAGCCGACATCCTGGCCAAGCTGGCCTGCGGCTTGGCCGACGACATGCTCTCCTGCCAGGCCCTGGCCTTCCGGGGCCCGCTGGTCCTGGCCCCGGCCATGAATCCGGCCATGTGGGCCGCCCCGGCCACCCGCGAGAACTGGGCGAAACTCCTGGGGCGCGGCGCCCTGGGCGTGGAGCCCGGCCAGGGGCTGGCGGCCTGCGGCGACGAGGGCCAAGGCAAGCTGGCCGACCCGGCGGAGATTCTTGCCGCCTCGCTGCGCGCGCTCTCCCCCGCGGACATGGCCGGGAAGCGCGTGCTCGTCAGCCTGGGGCCCACCCGCGAGGCCTGGGACGCGGTGCGTTTCTGGACCAACGCCTCCTCCGGGCTCATGGGCGCGGCCCTGGCCACGGCGGCCTGGCTGCGCGGGGCCGAGGTCACGGTGGTGGCCGGGCCGGTGAATCAGCCACTCCCCCTGGGCATCCGCCGCCTGGACGTGAACACGGCCCTGGAGATGCATGCGGCCTGCATGGACCTCTGGCCCGACATGGATCTGGCCTGCATGACCGCAGCTGTGGCCGACTTCCGGCCCGAGCCCTACGGGGACCAGAAATTCAAGAAGGACAAGGCGGGCGACGGGCTGACCGTGCGCTTCCTGCCCAACCCGGACATCCTGCGCGACCTGGGCGCGAACAAGCGCGAGGGGCAGATTCTCGTGGGCTTCGCGGCCGAAACCTCGGACCTGGGCCCCCAGGCGGCCAAGAAGCTCAAGGCCAAGAACCTGGACCTCATCGTGGCCAACCGCGTGGACCGGGCCGACAGCGGCTTCGCCTCACCCACCAACGCGGTCTGCGTCCTGGACCGGCGGGGCCGTCTGGAGCAGTGGCCAGCCCTGCCCAAAACCGAAGTGGCCTGGCGGATATGGGATCTCCTTCCGCAACTCTGAACCTGCCCTCGCACCTGCTCCCCTGGTATCAGGCCGGAGTAAGGTATTTCCTGGGTTGCAAGACCGCCGCAGCACCCGAGGAGCGGTCTTCCGACGAGGCCATTCCGCAAGCCGTCTCCAACGATCCGCAAGTGCGCTGGCCCGCTCCCTGGGACCGCTGCTGGACCAAGACCCCACGCACGGCGCGCATGGTCTGGACCTACCTGGAGCTGGGCCGGGATCTCTGCGGCAAGGCCTCGCCGGAACGGGGGCATCTGTTCCGTTCGCTCCTGGGACACCTGGGCTGGCCCAAAGGCACCACGGCCTTCTGGCCCCTGTGCTGCCCGGGCGACGGCGGCCTGCTCACCCGGCCGGACCTCTTCTGGGAGGGCTGCAAGGCCCTGGGCGTCAAGCATGTGGCCTGCTTCGGAGCGGACGCCCTGGCCCTGATCGAACCCGGCGCGGACGCCGCCGAGCCTCAAGCCCAGCACGGCGCCATCACCATCCATGTCCTGCCCGCCCCGGCTGACCTGCTCAAGCTCCTGCCCCACGACCAACACTTCGCCGTGGACCGCCTCAAGGTGCTGCGCTTCTGACCGCGACTCCGCGCCTGTTGTGTTTTCCCGCGCCTTGTGGCTAGGATGGGCCATGACTCCCGGAATCCCCCCACGCCCGGCGCGTCTCCTCGTCATTCTTCTTCTTTTTCTTCTTCCCTTCGCCCTGCCCTCCGCGCCGTTCAGCAAGGACGCGGCGGATCCGCGGCCGGCCAGGGTGTTGGAGGTGGAGATCACCGGCGCGATCACACCCGTGCAGGAAGAGCTGCTGCGCGCCGCGCTGACGCGGGTCCAGGCCGGAGGCCATGATCTCCTGCTGATCCGCCTGGACACCCCGGGCGGCCTGCTGGAAACCATGCGCGGCATGGTCAAGGACATGCTCAACGCGCCCGCGCCGGTGCTGGTCTGGGTGGGCCCGCGCGGAGCCCAGGCCGCCTCGGCCGGGGTTTTCCTGGTGGCCGCCTCCCAGGTGGCGGGCATGGCTCCGCAGGCCACCATCGGTTCGGCCTCGCCCGTGGGGCAAGGCGGCGAGGAGTTGAGCAAAACCATGAGCGACAAGGTCAAGGCCGACCTGATCAGCCTCGTTCGCGGCGCGGCCGCGTCCCGAGGCCGCAACGTGGACTGGTACGAACGGGCCGTGAGCGAGAGCGTGAGTCTTTCGGCCCAGGATGCGGTCCTGGAGCGGGTGGTGGAGATCCTGGCTGATGATCCCTCGGACTTCCTGGTCCAGGCCGGACGACGCGGCATCCGCCACGCGGACGGAGTGCTGCACTTCGATGCCGACCGGATGACGATCGAGCGTTTCGAGCCCGGCTTCCGGCATCGCTTCCTGTCCTGGCTCCTGCACCCGCAGGTGGCTTATTTCCTCATGCTCGGCGGATTGGCCGGACTGTTCTTCGAGCTGACCACGCCCGGGGCCGTGCTGCCGGGCGTGCTCGGCGGGCTCTGCCTGCTCCTGGCGCTCTACGCCATGAGCGTCCTGCCCACGAGCGCGGCGGGCGTGGGCCTCATTCTGCTGGGGCTGGCCCTGTTCTGGCTGGAGGTCAAGATCACGAGTTACGGCATGCTCGGCGTGGCCGCCGTGATCGCCCTCTTCCTGGGTTCGATCATCCTCTTCGATCCGACGTCCGGAATGCCGGGTCTGCCCTTGTCCACGGTGATCGTCACCGTGAGCGGCCTCTCCGCCTTCCTGGCCCTGGCCGTGGCCTTGGTGGTGCGCGCCCAACGCTCCCGCACGAGCCTGGGCGGGCAGGCCATGCTCGGCCTGGAGGCCGAGGTTCTGGATTGGCGCGGGAGTCGCGGCCAGGTGCGCACGCGCGGCGAGATATGGTCCGCGCGTTCGGACGATCCGCTCCGGCCCGGCGACCGGGTGATGATCGTCGGCATCGACGGCCTGACGCTCGTGGTGCGCCACGGCGATCCCGAAACCGGACCCCAGTCTTCGTGAATCAACCCTTGGAGGACGGCATGTATACGTTTCTGCCTCTGCTGGCCATCGCTCTCGTCCTGGTCTTCGCCTCCCTGCGCGTGCTCAACGAATATGAGCGCGGCGTGATCTTCCGCCTCGGCCGGGTGATCCGGGCCAAGGGGCCGGGCATCATCCTGCTCATTCCCTGGATCGACCGCATGGTGCGCGTTTCGCTGCGGGTGGTGACCATGGACGTGCCCAATCAGGACGTGATCACCAGGGACAACGTGAGCATGAAGGTCAACGCGGTGGTCTACTTCCGCATCGTGGACCCGGTGAAGGCGGTCGTGGAGGTGGAGGACTACATTCTGGCCACATCGCAGCTTGCGCAGACCACCCTCCGCAGTGTATGTGGCGGCGTCGAGATGGACGAACTGCTGTCGCATCGCGACAAGGTCAACTCCCAGCTCCAGGCGATCCTGGATCAGCATACCGATCCCTGGGGCGTGAAGGTGACCACGGTGGAGGTCAAGTACATCGACCTGCCCCAGGAAATGCAGCGGGCCATGGCCAAGCAGGCCGAGGCCGAGCGCGAGCGACGGGCCAAGGTCATCAACGCCGAGGGCGAGTTCCAGGCGGCCGCGCGGCTGACCGAGGCCGCCGCGATCATCGGAAAGCATCCCGAGGCCATCCAGCTGCGCTATCTCCAGACCATGCGGGAGATCGCGGCCGAGAGCAAGGCGTCCACGCTCATCCCCGTGCCCGTGGATCTGCTGAGATTGTTGAGTTCACCCGCGCCCGCGGGCAACGATCAGACGAAAGAGGAGAAGGAATGAAGATTCTCGTCACCGGAGCGGCCGGCTTCATCGGCTTCCATCTGAGCCGCCGCTTCCTTGAGATGGGCCACGAGGTGGTCGGTCTGGACTGCATCAACGACTACTACGATCCGGCCATCAAACACGCCCGCCTGGACATCCTCAAGCGCCTCCCGGGCTTCACCTTCGCCCGGCTGGATCTGGCCGACGCAGCGGGCGTGGCCGGACTGTTCCAGGCCCACCGCTTCACCCACGTGGTCAACCTGGCGGCCCAGGCCGGGGTGCGTTACAGCCTCCAGCACCCCCGCGCCTACATCGACTCGAACATCGTGGGCTTCCTGAACATCCTGGAGGGCTGCCGCCACAACAAGGTCGAGCATCTGGTCTTCGCCTCCAGCAGTTCGGTGTACGGCCTGAACACGCACATGCCCCTGTCCCCGCACCGGGGCGTGGACCATCCCATCAGCCTGTACGCGGCCTCCAAGAAGTCCAACGAGATGATGGCCCACTCCTACGCCCACCTCTTCCGGCTGCCCTGCACGGGCTTGCGCTTCTTCACCGTGTACGGGCCCTG
It contains:
- a CDS encoding DUF1566 domain-containing protein — protein: MTAIIRNSGQTLCHDRHGRPLPCRGSGQDGEFRPGRPWPAPRFELSADGAVALDRLTGLHWSADADPAGFPLSRAEAGNLAAEWRAEARHGFDDWRLPDRRELLSLVDFGSATPSLPPSHPFRNAVPNWYWSATEAAIQPGYFWYVQFLGGRMFFGRADEYHLVWPVRGRSESLPNPGPVAGTGRAWPEPRFEVLPGGEAVLDRLTNLVWARDADPRGALPWPLALALPHAANERVLAGRVNWRLPTILELESLVDATRHTPALPAAHPFVNVRDTYWSATNSALDPSWAMCLYLHKGGIGVGHKPTAGFHAWVVSGK
- a CDS encoding 4Fe-4S binding protein, whose translation is MTLKEIHERIREIGCLTFTTLDGGTPHSRIAHVCGCDERGLYFLNMSVKPFYRQLKANGKVALCGIFPSGRPTGKNPVGQPAFEPGYTLRITGEAEEVPLAEIEAGAAAGDATFRYVLEDHARYPDIRLFRLHRGKGEIYDYDFEMERRDHKLLRTRFSFGGETHEESGCRITDACVACGACAEVCTFKAVVPGEPYRIDGSRCDECGSCILACPEDAIEPPRTI
- a CDS encoding DNA integrity scanning protein DisA nucleotide-binding domain protein produces the protein MPVREFESVCVHHILDGLRFGLSHFSRPSRAAVIYCPAPDDPPRIYDPQNLLRGHEPRLTEVYLDDDGWRGPRPSDSLVHCLRPEEDHELTLSGLIGFGGRSRAMTYQMWFTEHHPDLCSVGPTTRWLEYAVNLFSQNCEYKNVLNLDAAEFLLQDLACHAVRDFLVDERGLILGMDTNLRIYPLLDAVLGVSKTREEGAWARGVIAFVEPAYLHRLDFLLRFPELERPALSNHKHVRKLLQAVESDDRFLASDGGTIVGVARGALPPATVLADFRGGHGFLYLDQDPVCSFSDGDFHSSNRQPLLVHLEEALLEVDLSPTDRHDLFQAVTRIVNDARDQRHGCSVVVDLGLEPLELAGQKLEAPLDLRREGALEVAVGLSRVDGALHVARDLHLHGFACLMDGLATPGENRARGARFNSAIRFSARHHGVIVVVVSADRPVNVIQGGVELTAQCEWVPMPGTPRPPTLRQWVNQAIV
- a CDS encoding KdsC family phosphatase, giving the protein MEQDRPGKADIDCIVYDFDGVMTDNRVLVSQDGTEAVFCNRADGLGVGLIRALGIPQMILSTEANPVVAARAAKLRIPAVQDCADKGAALARLLDARGLDPRRVLFVGNDVNDLPALRLVGWPVAPADAHPSALAAARLVTRARGGQGVIRELADILSGDADSEA
- a CDS encoding MarR family winged helix-turn-helix transcriptional regulator, coding for MSNEIEENPGELLGLAGRLWAQSLAARLADLGLAPGQAPVLRRLRGRDGLTQAELCVLVGVEQPTMANTLKRMVRDGLVRRAADPADRRRTLLRLSSRARGLLDGLDLALKDMEQTAFRDFPEGDRRELMRLLAALCGNLRADLAEDVLVLLDVVPEDEPLGDAAAGTPASGF
- a CDS encoding YeeE/YedE thiosulfate transporter family protein — its product is MDLWYGLFTGVLFGALLQRCEVIRYDRQLGALRLRDMTIVKFMLSTVVVGMIGVYLLFDLGLVKLSVKAAVLGGVIPGGLLFGMGWGLVGYCPGTAAGALGEGRLDAFWAILGMFVGAGLYAEAYPALKAGLLTWGDYGKITLPQVVGVNHWPIIAMITLGALLLFRWFEKKGL
- a CDS encoding YeeE/YedE thiosulfate transporter family protein, coding for MIVATPRSRPWSPYLGGALAGLLVVLSVFLSGKYFGASTTFVRGAGFVESLFSPERVATMPYFIKEIPKLDWQALFVVGICVGAALASQLSGTFRVQAVPDSFAERFGGSSARRAFVAFLGGILAMFGARLADGCPSGHGLSGTLQLSVSGFIALVCFFIGGIITARLQYKGR